The following proteins are encoded in a genomic region of Agelaius phoeniceus isolate bAgePho1 chromosome 17, bAgePho1.hap1, whole genome shotgun sequence:
- the LOC129127808 gene encoding BPI fold-containing family B member 4-like — translation MKVLKLFGIIFFCGLLSPSQEVLSGLSCAVSPRAMQNVLSDAIIHSGLIHQHLQGLVVPNIMGEGSQLSSPTSITDLHLIKVRVPRLSVVLLPGIGVQLTIGAKLQLRGNCLVGLLSELIDILVEVNITANIKCTNFESGTFQVVTEDCLCILGAIKIKVLSGLLTLSVNELVLRQLTATLPALLCPVVDIVMNLVNIHLLSTLNAVIPVGTAGTIHYQLASIPYTSGKFLGLDLDGVVKQVGGSTIPHDSSPSALPPLMDRLLLLVMRQSFLNAVLSLLLQLPPQTFPCTPDVFSGASRLREAVWTIAPAGCSACSGTSPLSIKLVLRGNPLILLEENKASVKLSVLIQLFGNHLDGSILNFLLLKADLALNVRVSIVGGRLMLQLALGSTSLSLESSDVGISNISTLKPHCSNLLVETFMPAINGALSMGIPLPKVLRIPLVNVDFQIKAGLIVFLV, via the exons ATGAAGGTTTTGAAGCtttttgggatcatttttttctgtggcctcctctcacCCTCGCAGGAAGTCTTGTCTGGTCTGTCCTGCGCCGTCAGCCCGCGGGCAATGCAGAATG TTCTCTCAGATGCCATAATTCATAGTGGGCTCATCCACCAGCACCTGCAGGGTCTCGTGGTTCCCAACATCATGGGTGAAGGGAGTCAGCTGAGCTCTCCCACCAGCATCACGGA CCTGCACCTCATCAAGGTCCGGGTGCCCAGGCTGTCggtggtgctgctgccagggatcGGGGTCCAGCTGACCATCGGGGcaaagctgcagctcagaggcaACTG CTTGGTTGGCCTGCTCTCAGAACTCATTGATATCTTAGTGGAGGTGAACATTACTGCAAACATTAAATGCACAAATTTTGAATCTGGCACGTTCCAGGTTGTCACTGAAGACTGTCTCTGCATTCTTGGGGCCATAAAGATCAAGGTCCTTTCTGG cttgCTCACCCTGTCAGTGAATGAGCTGGTGCTTCGCCAGCTGACAGCGACTCTGCCTGCTTTG CTCTGTCCCGTGGTGGATATCGTGATGAACCTTGTGAACATCCATCTCCTGAGCACTCTCAATG CCGTGATCCCGGTCGGCACAGCAGGAACAATCCACTACCAGCTGGCCAGCATCCCCTACACCTCCGGCAAGTTCCTTGGGCTGGATTTAGAT GGCGTGGTGAAGCAGGTGGGAGGCAGCACCATCCCCCACGACTCATCCCCCTCTGCTTTGCCTCCTCTGATGGACCGGCTCCTGCTCTTGGTGATGCGCCAGAGCTTCCTCAATGCAGTCCtgtccctcctgctccagctgcccccacAGACCTTCCCCTGCACGCCAGACGTT TTCTCCGGTGCCAGCCGCCTGCGCGAGGCCGTGTGGACCATCGCTCCTGCTGGG tgctctgcctgcagtgggaCCAGTCCTCTGAGCATCAAACTGGTGTTGAGAGGAAACCCGCTCATCCTCttggaagaaaacaaagccaGTGTCAAGCTTTCAGTCCTGATTCAGCTGTTTGGTAACCACTTAGATGGGTCCATCCTCAACTTCCTGCTGCTGAAGGCT GACCTTGCTCTAAATGTCCGTGTGTCCATTGTTGGGGGCAggctgatgctgcagctggcCTTGGGCAG cacttccCTCTCCTTGGAGTCTTCTGATGTTGGCATCAGTAAT ATCTCCACCCTGAAGCCCCACTGCAGCAATTTGCTTGTGGAAACATTCATGCCTGCCATCAATG gtgcCCTGAGCATGGGGATCCCTCTGCCCAAGGTGCTGCGCATTCCCCTGGTGAATGTGGATTTTCAGATAAAAGCG ggCCTGATCGTGTTTCTGGTGTGA